A single genomic interval of Bacillus smithii harbors:
- a CDS encoding TetR/AcrR family transcriptional regulator: MKETIMDKSIELFAEKGFKETSIQDIMDELHVTKGTFYYYFKSKEELLKDIHLQYIERLLENQKKIISDPSKTCQEKLFAIIYKLIQDIEKEGQRAKVFIREINHLSDQYLDIVLPKRDQFRENVQLLIEEGIKNGEFRTDLPPDIVSFGILGIANWSYFWFKPTGKVSDKRVAEIFYEMLIHGIQHNN; this comes from the coding sequence ATGAAAGAAACAATCATGGACAAGAGCATCGAGCTATTTGCTGAAAAAGGCTTTAAAGAAACCTCTATACAGGACATCATGGATGAACTGCATGTAACGAAAGGAACCTTTTATTATTATTTCAAAAGCAAAGAAGAATTGCTAAAGGATATCCATTTGCAATATATCGAACGTCTTTTAGAGAATCAGAAAAAAATCATCTCGGATCCAAGCAAAACGTGTCAAGAAAAATTATTTGCGATCATTTATAAATTAATTCAAGATATCGAAAAAGAAGGACAGCGAGCAAAAGTATTCATAAGGGAAATCAATCATTTAAGCGATCAATATCTTGATATCGTTCTGCCGAAAAGAGATCAATTTCGAGAAAATGTTCAATTATTGATTGAAGAGGGAATAAAAAACGGAGAATTCCGCACAGACTTGCCGCCTGATATTGTTTCATTCGGCATTTTAGGCATTGCCAATTGGAGCTATTTTTGGTTTAAGCCAACAGGAAAAGTGAGCGACAAGCGTGTGGCCGAAATTTTTTATGAAATGCTCATTCATGGGATCCAACATAATAATTGA
- a CDS encoding 3-hydroxyacyl-CoA dehydrogenase family protein: MNINDVKKIAVIGSGQMGHQIAMLAALGGFETAIQDISESALTKAEKSLNGIMNKWVSKGKITEDAVNAAFARLVFSTNLKEAVQDADFVIEAVVEKLEVKRSVFKELDTWAPKHAILATNSSTIVNSLIAEVTERPEKMINMHFFFPPLVMDCVEVVMSSQTSEETAKVTMEVCERMNRTAVLLKKEISGFIANRILGALNKEAIYLYENGYADYQDIDLIVKKALGHPMGPFELMDFSGLDVVYFVQNQQYQESGNPLERPAKCLQEKVEKGELGRKTGKGFYTYEKEEVK, translated from the coding sequence ATGAACATTAATGATGTGAAGAAAATAGCAGTGATCGGATCAGGACAAATGGGGCACCAAATTGCGATGTTGGCTGCATTGGGCGGTTTTGAAACCGCTATCCAAGACATAAGCGAAAGCGCGCTAACGAAAGCTGAAAAATCTTTGAATGGAATTATGAATAAATGGGTTTCCAAAGGGAAAATCACAGAGGATGCCGTAAATGCCGCTTTTGCCCGGCTCGTTTTTTCCACGAATTTAAAGGAAGCGGTTCAAGATGCCGATTTTGTCATTGAAGCGGTTGTCGAGAAACTGGAAGTGAAGCGGAGCGTATTTAAGGAGCTTGATACATGGGCGCCAAAACACGCTATATTAGCCACCAACAGTTCTACGATCGTGAATTCTCTCATAGCAGAAGTAACGGAACGGCCGGAAAAAATGATTAATATGCACTTTTTCTTCCCACCGCTTGTCATGGATTGTGTGGAAGTCGTCATGAGCAGCCAAACAAGCGAAGAAACGGCAAAGGTGACGATGGAAGTCTGCGAACGGATGAATCGAACAGCTGTCCTGTTAAAAAAAGAAATTTCCGGATTTATTGCAAACCGGATTTTAGGTGCACTAAATAAGGAAGCTATTTATCTATATGAAAATGGCTATGCCGACTATCAAGATATTGATTTGATCGTTAAGAAAGCATTAGGTCATCCGATGGGGCCGTTTGAGTTAATGGATTTCTCTGGTCTAGATGTTGTCTATTTCGTTCAAAATCAGCAATATCAAGAATCAGGAAACCCTCTGGAACGACCGGCGAAATGTTTGCAAGAGAAAGTGGAAAAGGGAGAGCTTGGACGAAAAACAGGCAAGGGTTTCTATACGTATGAAAAAGAAGAGGTGAAATAA
- a CDS encoding 2-phosphosulfolactate phosphatase — MTRKIHVVLKKEDLVMERLAGKIAVVFDIILATSTITAALEQGAEAVIPVYDREEAVEVSSAFPSSSAVLAGEYNGKSMEGFLDPYPKELGKRIKEKTLILSTTNGTVALKKAESAKKLYAASLLNTEAVAADIVKHYQNETILLICGGSRGSFSMEDFYGAGYMVDCLLSLHSFQLTDAAKTAQLFYRSQKDHPYELLCLTRIGKILSRYSYDDELDFISQKSAFTVVPRWKDGKLIHVENEQDGQPHF; from the coding sequence ATGACAAGGAAGATCCACGTAGTATTGAAAAAAGAAGATTTAGTGATGGAAAGATTGGCAGGAAAAATCGCCGTTGTATTTGATATTATACTGGCCACATCCACCATTACGGCTGCGCTGGAACAAGGGGCCGAAGCCGTGATTCCTGTATACGACAGGGAAGAAGCAGTCGAAGTATCCTCTGCATTTCCGTCATCGTCTGCTGTGCTTGCCGGAGAATATAACGGGAAATCAATGGAAGGGTTTCTGGATCCTTATCCAAAAGAGCTGGGAAAAAGGATTAAAGAAAAAACGCTCATTTTATCGACGACAAATGGTACAGTGGCACTGAAGAAAGCGGAGTCGGCCAAAAAATTATACGCAGCCAGCCTATTAAATACAGAAGCTGTCGCAGCCGACATTGTGAAACATTATCAAAATGAAACCATCCTCCTTATTTGCGGAGGGTCGCGCGGCAGCTTCAGTATGGAAGATTTTTATGGGGCCGGCTACATGGTCGACTGCTTGCTTTCGCTTCATTCTTTTCAGTTGACGGATGCTGCGAAAACGGCGCAATTGTTTTATCGATCCCAAAAGGATCATCCTTATGAACTTTTGTGCTTAACAAGAATCGGAAAAATACTTTCGCGCTATTCGTATGATGATGAATTGGACTTTATTTCCCAAAAAAGTGCCTTCACTGTCGTTCCGCGCTGGAAAGACGGAAAGTTAATCCATGTGGAAAATGAGCAGGATGGTCAACCCCATTTTTAA
- a CDS encoding phosphotransferase family protein: MSHIIPVRKGEEINKEKLEAYLRKNFKDLPDSPLEIRQFGTGASNLTYALNIGNWEAVLRRAPMGPVAPKAHDMKREHQFLSVLAEHFPLAPRPFLFCEDDSIVGKPFILMEKKEGILIDTDFPEEIEPTPALGKRISEMMVDMLVNLHSVPYKGTILEKMTKPEGFLQRQVHGWIARFERVKTEDLPELERLKTWLVHHIPTSPEPAIIHYDYKLNNALFSEDLSKMTGLLDWEMATVGDPLADLGAAMSYWQEPDDPPELKAGFGKPSVTTLAGFYTRKEFVKSYSRKSGRDVEHFPFYLSFGYFKLAGICQQIYYRYKNGQTNDHRFARYGEFAKSLVRYSWLTAFHSERGEL; the protein is encoded by the coding sequence TTGTCCCATATCATACCTGTCCGAAAAGGAGAGGAAATAAATAAAGAAAAATTGGAAGCGTATTTACGCAAGAATTTTAAGGATTTACCGGATTCGCCGTTAGAGATCCGGCAATTCGGTACGGGAGCCTCGAACCTCACATATGCATTAAACATAGGAAATTGGGAGGCGGTATTAAGGCGTGCGCCTATGGGGCCTGTTGCTCCGAAAGCTCATGATATGAAACGGGAGCATCAATTTCTGTCAGTATTAGCGGAACATTTCCCTTTGGCGCCGCGGCCATTTCTATTTTGCGAAGATGATTCTATTGTGGGAAAGCCATTTATTTTGATGGAAAAAAAAGAAGGGATTTTGATCGATACCGATTTTCCGGAAGAGATTGAACCAACGCCGGCATTAGGGAAGCGCATTTCTGAGATGATGGTCGATATGCTTGTGAATCTTCACTCTGTTCCATATAAAGGAACAATACTAGAGAAAATGACGAAGCCGGAAGGATTTTTACAACGGCAAGTGCATGGCTGGATCGCTCGTTTTGAACGAGTGAAAACGGAAGATCTTCCCGAGTTGGAACGGTTGAAAACATGGCTTGTCCACCATATTCCAACTTCACCTGAACCGGCCATTATCCATTATGATTACAAGCTGAACAATGCTCTATTTTCTGAAGATTTGTCGAAGATGACAGGGTTGCTTGACTGGGAAATGGCAACAGTAGGAGATCCATTGGCTGATTTGGGAGCAGCTATGAGCTATTGGCAGGAACCAGATGATCCGCCCGAGTTGAAAGCAGGATTTGGGAAGCCCTCTGTCACAACGTTGGCTGGATTTTACACAAGAAAGGAATTTGTGAAAAGCTACAGCAGGAAAAGCGGAAGGGACGTGGAACATTTTCCATTTTATTTATCGTTCGGATATTTTAAATTAGCTGGTATTTGCCAGCAGATTTATTATCGTTACAAAAACGGCCAGACAAATGATCATCGCTTTGCCCGCTACGGAGAATTTGCCAAATCATTAGTTCGATATTCCTGGCTGACGGCTTTTCATAGTGAAAGAGGTGAGCTATGA
- a CDS encoding acyl-CoA thioesterase, whose protein sequence is MHSTEIRVRFCETDAFGHVNNTSYFAYLEEARLDFLEETNMDHCFILASTRCDFVAQAYYNQRLVVTTSIKKIGTKSFTLGHEIIDKHTGKTVACAEAVIVYFNFDTQESEPLPTELRNYLHQHLEETEFLKRK, encoded by the coding sequence TTGCATTCAACTGAAATCCGTGTCCGTTTTTGTGAAACGGATGCTTTTGGGCATGTGAATAATACTAGTTATTTTGCTTATTTAGAGGAAGCGCGTCTCGATTTTTTGGAAGAAACGAATATGGATCATTGTTTTATATTGGCTTCCACACGCTGTGATTTTGTTGCTCAAGCCTATTATAATCAAAGGCTTGTTGTCACGACATCGATCAAAAAAATCGGAACGAAAAGTTTTACATTGGGTCACGAAATTATAGACAAACATACTGGCAAAACTGTCGCTTGTGCCGAAGCCGTGATCGTCTATTTTAACTTTGATACCCAAGAAAGCGAACCTTTGCCGACAGAACTGAGAAATTATTTACATCAACACTTGGAAGAAACGGAATTTCTGAAAAGGAAGTGA